TTGCAAGAGTATTACAAGTCATGAGTACAAGACTGTTTGTTTCCATGTTTTACAAATGACCATCTGTAAACAGTGCTTTGGGGGAATTTTATGCCTTTAATAGGATAGGACAGTAAGAGAAATGAAAGAGAAAGTAGGGGACGAGACTTAGAAACGTCCACGAGCCAGGACTCAAACTCGGGATGCCCAATACCCAATGGCAATACATGTCTTCACGCTGCTTATCAGTGCTTATCAGTGCTTATCAGTGCCACAGAGGTGATTCCAGTCCAATTAATCTTATGAGTGGGCTcatttaagtgaataaaaaacaTACAGTGTGAACAGTGTACTATGACTCCAAAAAGAGTGAACAAATCTTATGCtcgtttcattttagttttttaggtttttttttatagtaagaaAATATGTAGCTACTAGTTTTTCATCTGTTTCATGTGGCAAGTGAATGAAAATCATTCAAATTAATCAGTCTTGCCTGATTTCTTTTTGTCTGAATAAATGCTGGTTTAGTGAATAAAATGCAAAGTTTACAAATTGGACATAGTTCGGTATGATGACAAACTATTCACTTGACAATGTATAGATTCAAATCCCTAACGGAAGTATTAAAGTTTCTCCCTATTTTGAATCTTTTCTCAGGATGTTCTGGAAGCTGGCATTACCTGCCATTTTGGCATGGACCCTTTTTGTATCCACAGAATCCAAGAGGCCACGCCCCCCAGGTTCTATCCCCTCCCCTTACAAGCTCAAAGGGAATGATTTATCATCACCAACCCACACACTAGCATCATTGCCCCAGCATACATCTGCACGACGACAGAAAGGCAAACACGACATGTTGTCGTCAAGTCGCGAGGCCCTAGTGGTCACCGAGAGGAAGTACCTGAAGAGCGACTGGTGCAAAACACAGCCATTACGTCAAACGGTGAGTCTGGAGGGCTGCCTGAGTCGAACAGTCATCAACAGGTTCTGCTACGGCCAGTGTAACTCCTTCTACATCCCACGCCACCTGACATCTCAAACTTCACATCGAAGTCGAAAAACATCCTCCATGCCAGACCACAACACTTCATTCCAGTCTTGTGCGTTCTGCCGGCCAAGCCGGATAACCACGGTCACTGTACGGCTTCACTGTCCTGGGCTACAGCCACCGTACCGGCAACGAAAAGTGCAGCGGATCAAGCAGTGCAAATGTGTGTCTGTTAACGTCAATGCTGCGTACTGAGAAGGAACATATATGAAACAATGCTTTATAGTGTTCCTTTTGGGAAAACTGGGGCCACCCAACAATTAATGTGTGAAATGTGCCAAAGACAACAGCTAATCAGAAGACTGACCACCTTCATTATGTCTGGACTGTACCAAGTTTGCTAACCAGGAATGCTTAATAGCTGCCGAGCAGCGATGGAACACATAGCtggatttttcttctttttttttttttttggacaaatatAATTAAGCTGAGAGTTCAATTGCATACAAGACTGAAACCGTAAATAACATATATGTGATTTAAGTGAACAgtgtttgacctttgacctcttgaAAGCTTTTCTTTAACAAAACATGGAGCGTCTGTATTTCAGCGATCTCCTGCTTTACCTCAGCAATGCTATTAGAGTGCAACAGTCAGGGTTCCAGAAGTCTTGTAGCTTTgcctttttcaaatgttttttgattATTTGTCTGTGTGTAATGTCATGATTCAATTCTTAGCTGGTTTAAgtctttaacaaaaatgtaaaaatacaaaaatgttttcccTGTATGAAAAATGAATGTAAGAAATACTTTCGGAACCAAGGCTGCTGAAATATTGGGAGGACACTGTTGCACTCTATTAGTCTTGATACTTGGAAGCGGTCTGACCACCATCTATCCTCACCATCTTGTATTACCTACCCAGCTTTTGTAAATATCAGTGCAAAAATGAAGGACAGAAGAAGACATGAAAGGATGCTGGGTGACTGTGGACCTTATCGACAGGAAATTataggaagaagaagaagagggggGTGCTATATTTTGACTAAGGAAAGGCTGTCAGTTGGGGATAAACTATATTTTGACTTTGATCAAGCCCATAAAGAGTTTGGGCTTTACTGTTGATGATAAGACACAATGTGCACAACTGAGATTCTTAATGGTTTAAATCTTTaccttaaagggttagctcacccaaaaactgtaattcgtccatcttctactcacccttgaaGCACCCTAGGTGTatgtggctttcttctttcagaataatccagtcggaattatattaaaaactgtccttactcttccaagcctttcagtggGGGTGAGCGGGTGTTTGTTCTCAACAGTtgaaataaagtgcatgcatctataataaaacgtccctcacatggctccggcAGGTGAATAAAGGtcccctgtagcgaatccatgcgtttttataagataaatattcagatttcaaacgtaataaacactttttctctcacttctgctgactgttgggaaccgGAAGATGTGCCGGTGGAAGATGGAAGACGTATGTGTCGCTGGcgcctctgggaaatgtaggagcaaaggaaacaaagtgTCCTTACtatagcaaaggaaaaccagtctcctcttggcttatttcaAAATTCTCCAACCTTTTTCCTTttcaaatccttgttttgttctttttaatttgTGACTAGCATTtagttttgttctctctccacgCTCGTCACTAACCACGCAGCACTGACGAACTACAATATCCAGCTGCACATCTTCCGGttccccacagtcagcagaagtgagaaaaaaagtcttctgaactgttgacaacaaacacccgcttaaccccactgaaaggcttggaagagcaaggactttttaatattttttatagaatttCGATTGGATTCTTCTGAAAGAGGAacgtcacatacacctaggatgcttcgagggtgagaagatggacgaattttcattcttg
This window of the Carassius gibelio isolate Cgi1373 ecotype wild population from Czech Republic chromosome B13, carGib1.2-hapl.c, whole genome shotgun sequence genome carries:
- the LOC127969797 gene encoding gremlin-2, with product MGLQMYRMFWKLALPAILAWTLFVSTESKRPRPPGSIPSPYKLKGNDLSSPTHTLASLPQHTSARRQKGKHDMLSSSREALVVTERKYLKSDWCKTQPLRQTVSLEGCLSRTVINRFCYGQCNSFYIPRHLTSQTSHRSRKTSSMPDHNTSFQSCAFCRPSRITTVTVRLHCPGLQPPYRQRKVQRIKQCKCVSVNVNAAY